Proteins encoded by one window of Blautia faecicola:
- a CDS encoding prephenate dehydrogenase yields the protein MSDSLNIGFIGLGLIGGSIAKSLKRFHPQTRIFAYTRTEATLDLAVSEGIVDVKCTKEDEAFASCDYIFLCAPVHDNISYLEWLKDHISPDCIITDVGSVKGEIHQAVQKLGLDDHFIGGHPMAGSEKTGFENATDMLIENAYYILTPGGQIDIPRLTQFMELISSLGAIPLVLTYEEHDYITAAVSHLPHIIASTLVNAVQKMDTPEENMKLIAAGGFKDITRIASSSPVMWQQICLENRSMISKVLDEYIRLIVQAKCWVDNGDSDEIYNMFSNSREYRNSLPEASKGVIEKIYAFYCDIYDEAGGIATIATLLAMNSISIKNIGIIHNREFEEGVLRIEFYDEESCVKAQGVLKERNYTLHIR from the coding sequence ATGAGTGATTCACTGAATATAGGATTTATCGGTCTGGGGCTGATCGGCGGATCCATCGCCAAATCTCTGAAACGTTTTCACCCGCAGACTAGAATTTTTGCATATACCAGAACGGAAGCTACGCTGGATCTTGCCGTGTCTGAGGGTATTGTGGATGTAAAATGTACGAAAGAAGATGAGGCATTTGCTTCCTGCGATTATATTTTCCTCTGCGCGCCGGTTCACGACAATATTTCTTATCTTGAATGGCTGAAGGATCATATAAGTCCGGACTGTATTATTACGGATGTGGGAAGTGTAAAAGGTGAGATCCATCAGGCGGTTCAGAAACTTGGTCTGGACGATCATTTCATCGGAGGACATCCAATGGCAGGTTCCGAAAAGACCGGTTTTGAAAATGCTACCGACATGCTGATTGAAAATGCTTACTATATTCTGACGCCGGGCGGACAGATTGATATCCCACGCCTGACACAGTTTATGGAGCTGATTTCTTCTCTGGGAGCGATCCCTCTGGTACTTACTTATGAAGAGCATGATTACATCACCGCAGCTGTGAGCCACCTGCCACACATCATCGCTTCTACGCTGGTCAACGCCGTACAGAAGATGGATACGCCGGAGGAAAATATGAAACTGATCGCAGCCGGAGGTTTTAAGGATATTACCCGTATTGCCTCTTCTTCTCCTGTGATGTGGCAGCAGATCTGCCTGGAAAACCGGTCAATGATCTCCAAAGTGCTCGACGAGTATATCCGCCTGATCGTACAGGCAAAATGCTGGGTGGATAATGGTGATTCAGATGAAATCTATAATATGTTCAGTAATTCCAGAGAATACCGCAATTCTCTTCCGGAAGCGAGCAAAGGGGTAATCGAGAAGATTTATGCCTTTTACTGTGATATTTATGACGAAGCCGGTGGTATCGCTACAATTGCCACACTGCTTGCGATGAATTCAATTAGTATTAAAAATATCGGCATCATTCACAACAGAGAATTCGAGGAAGGTGTTCTTCGGATCGAGTTTTATGATGAGGAATCCTGTGTGAAGGCACAGGGTGTTTTGAAAGAACGGAATTATACACTTCATATTCGGTAA